Proteins encoded together in one Sphingomonas radiodurans window:
- a CDS encoding GGDEF domain-containing protein, whose amino-acid sequence MSLLRRLFPPAPAAIEVELTSKLLSGGGGIGLVGAIACGTGAQAALNRDLVPAVLLLMIALVSAARLILMQRMRQTGGSHPRDLLSARRRELGYGLGSCITSLLLGITNLHVLSYRDPALTLLVVCGLCCYVFSLILRTAIRPLVCLPSIMLALVPTIIGLMSFLDHGTRLDPTFTLLALATIAIVLFVASVQLTRHLYETTLDQLVSQRDLMQFARRDPLTGLNNRLALREHFDTLFRPSATNGPALSRS is encoded by the coding sequence TTGAGCCTTCTTCGACGGCTTTTTCCACCAGCGCCGGCGGCAATTGAGGTTGAACTGACCTCTAAACTGCTGAGCGGTGGCGGCGGGATTGGGCTGGTGGGTGCGATCGCCTGCGGAACAGGTGCGCAAGCGGCGCTCAACCGCGATTTGGTACCGGCAGTTCTCCTCCTAATGATCGCCCTCGTGTCGGCTGCTCGCCTGATCTTGATGCAACGTATGCGACAAACCGGCGGCTCGCATCCGCGCGATCTGTTGTCAGCGCGTCGCCGGGAGCTCGGCTATGGCTTGGGCAGTTGCATCACCAGCCTTCTCCTAGGCATCACCAACCTGCACGTGTTGTCCTACCGCGATCCGGCGCTGACGCTGCTCGTCGTGTGTGGGCTGTGCTGCTACGTCTTCTCCTTGATTTTGCGGACGGCGATACGGCCGTTGGTGTGCCTGCCGAGCATTATGCTGGCGCTGGTCCCGACAATCATAGGATTGATGTCGTTCCTCGACCACGGGACGCGACTTGATCCTACCTTCACCTTGCTCGCGTTGGCCACAATCGCGATCGTGCTATTCGTTGCATCGGTGCAGCTGACTAGGCATCTGTACGAGACGACGCTTGATCAGTTGGTGTCGCAGCGAGACCTGATGCAGTTTGCGCGTCGTGATCCGCTCACCGGGCTGAACAATCGTTTGGCTCTGCGCGAACATTTTGACACGTTGTTTCGGCCCAGTGCGACCAATGGCCCTGCTCTATCTCGATCTTGA
- a CDS encoding diguanylate cyclase domain-containing protein: protein MALLYLDLDGFKPVNDLHGHQLGDALLSQVAARLCACLGPGEDAFRIGGDEFIVILSRVRHQSEVTEMARRLTACVSEPFALGPEAVRVGASIGIVLSETSVELDDLMARADVALYEAKRSGRGMFRFAKDASALRLAS, encoded by the coding sequence ATGGCCCTGCTCTATCTCGATCTTGACGGATTCAAGCCGGTGAATGACCTGCACGGGCATCAGCTTGGGGACGCGCTGTTGAGCCAAGTCGCCGCCCGATTATGTGCCTGCCTCGGCCCTGGTGAGGATGCGTTCCGAATTGGGGGCGACGAGTTTATCGTGATCCTTTCTAGGGTCCGGCACCAGAGCGAAGTGACAGAGATGGCGCGACGGTTAACGGCGTGCGTGTCCGAGCCCTTTGCCCTTGGCCCTGAGGCAGTACGGGTCGGTGCATCGATCGGCATCGTGCTTTCCGAGACATCTGTGGAGTTGGATGATTTAATGGCCCGTGCAGATGTTGCGCTTTATGAAGCGAAACGAAGCGGCCGGGGCATGTTTCGCTTTGCAAAGGATGCGTCTGCGCTGCGGCTGGCGAGCTGA
- a CDS encoding glycosyltransferase family 2 protein — protein sequence MLTIVRNRTAHFVNLVEGLRRSSLQPTELVVVDMSDEPIAAPSTTFPVKILRLPTTGLPLAMARNRAAGAATSKRLLFLDVDCIPLRECLATLNAALDSNDALLCADVRYLGPGDAGNDWTDVELLQAGRSHPARPFPTNGVRRERNAGLFWSLTFAMHRARFASLGGFDERFSGYGAEDTDFGFRADAAGVPLLFVGGAIACHQHHPVYNPPLQHFNDIIRNAQLFKTIWSVWPMEGWLEAFQAIGLIAFEDDRLIVLRSPDPAEIVKAQVVQNTLLPIANPLPSKLQSCGVVSAIASTG from the coding sequence GTGCTGACGATCGTCCGCAACCGGACCGCGCATTTCGTCAATTTGGTCGAGGGACTGCGGCGTTCGTCGCTGCAACCAACCGAGCTTGTCGTTGTCGACATGAGCGATGAGCCGATCGCTGCGCCGTCAACGACGTTCCCGGTGAAGATACTGCGCCTGCCGACCACCGGCCTGCCCCTCGCCATGGCGCGCAATCGCGCTGCCGGTGCCGCGACGAGCAAGCGACTGCTTTTCCTAGACGTGGATTGCATCCCGTTGCGCGAATGCCTCGCTACGCTAAACGCTGCGCTTGACTCTAATGATGCCCTGCTCTGCGCCGACGTTCGGTATCTGGGCCCTGGTGATGCCGGTAACGATTGGACTGACGTTGAGTTGTTGCAAGCAGGCAGGTCGCATCCGGCACGTCCGTTTCCAACTAACGGCGTTCGACGCGAGCGCAACGCCGGACTGTTCTGGTCACTGACCTTTGCCATGCATCGGGCGCGCTTTGCATCGCTGGGCGGCTTCGACGAGCGTTTCAGCGGCTATGGCGCTGAAGATACCGACTTCGGTTTTCGCGCTGATGCGGCGGGCGTTCCGCTACTGTTCGTTGGCGGAGCGATCGCCTGCCACCAACATCACCCCGTCTACAATCCACCGCTGCAGCACTTCAACGATATCATCAGAAATGCGCAGCTGTTTAAGACGATTTGGAGCGTCTGGCCGATGGAAGGTTGGCTGGAAGCTTTTCAAGCTATTGGCCTTATAGCCTTTGAAGATGACCGTCTTATAGTGCTTCGGTCGCCCGACCCAGCAGAGATCGTCAAAGCGCAAGTTGTCCAGAACACCTTGTTACCTATTGCAAACCCGCTTCCGTCGAAGCTGCAAAGCTGCGGAGTTGTAAGCGCTATTGCGAGCACTGGTTGA
- a CDS encoding SAM-dependent methyltransferase: protein MSSGNSLDANYFDGIFAGNDDPWSLASSDYEAAKFAHTVRMLDDRRYVSALEIGCAHGVLTQKLAPLCTRLLAIDIAQGAIDAARKRCAKLLQVRFDRLAFPREAPAVGGLDLVVLSEVAYYWSDHDLSAAGDWLSQNIAPGGRILLVHYIGETDYPQTGDEATTKLREILGSAVAVVHADRAERYRLDMWTRR, encoded by the coding sequence ATGTCGTCCGGGAATAGCCTCGACGCCAATTACTTCGATGGCATTTTTGCTGGTAACGATGATCCGTGGTCGCTTGCTAGCAGCGATTATGAGGCGGCCAAATTCGCGCATACCGTGCGCATGCTGGACGATCGCCGCTATGTTTCTGCGCTCGAGATTGGGTGCGCGCACGGCGTGCTCACGCAGAAGCTTGCCCCGCTTTGCACGCGCTTGTTGGCGATAGACATTGCGCAAGGTGCCATCGACGCCGCGCGCAAGCGATGCGCCAAGCTGCTTCAGGTACGCTTTGATCGGCTAGCGTTTCCACGCGAAGCACCGGCGGTCGGCGGGCTCGACTTGGTCGTATTGTCCGAGGTCGCCTACTACTGGAGCGACCATGATCTGTCGGCGGCAGGAGATTGGCTGAGCCAGAACATTGCACCTGGTGGCCGGATCCTACTGGTGCACTACATCGGCGAAACCGACTATCCGCAGACCGGCGACGAAGCGACGACGAAGCTGCGTGAGATACTGGGAAGTGCGGTAGCCGTTGTCCACGCCGACCGCGCCGAGCGATATCGGCTCGATATGTGGACGCGCCGGTGA
- a CDS encoding PIG-L deacetylase family protein: MIAPLLLTSRYARARWLVLAPHADDETLGAGALISETAAADRLAGLVYLTDGAASHRAGGPWLARVREREARLAARRLGYSGRPEFLKWADAHPHDPESAAWRSTVRRLAMLIRTLRIDAVAVTGAQEPHCDHAAFHALATAAIYSACRSVALFEYRVWSDPALAAARRTFRTRAMSSGIRRHALMAHRSQTSAVYGKGFRLAPAARRMPAFDVLHLNEVRHVVRE; the protein is encoded by the coding sequence GTGATCGCGCCGCTGCTGCTGACGAGCCGCTATGCGCGTGCACGATGGTTGGTGCTGGCGCCCCATGCCGACGATGAAACGCTAGGCGCCGGCGCTCTCATCTCCGAAACCGCCGCGGCGGATCGCTTGGCGGGATTGGTGTATCTAACCGACGGCGCAGCGTCGCATCGCGCTGGCGGGCCGTGGCTTGCGCGGGTTCGAGAACGCGAGGCAAGGCTTGCGGCACGTCGCTTGGGATACAGCGGACGGCCTGAGTTCCTAAAATGGGCCGACGCGCATCCGCACGACCCCGAAAGCGCGGCATGGCGGTCGACCGTTCGCCGGCTTGCCATGCTCATCCGTACCCTCCGCATTGATGCAGTCGCCGTCACCGGGGCCCAGGAGCCGCATTGCGACCATGCCGCATTTCATGCACTCGCCACGGCGGCCATCTACTCGGCCTGCCGGTCCGTCGCGCTGTTCGAGTACCGCGTATGGAGTGATCCAGCACTGGCGGCCGCAAGGCGAACCTTCCGTACTCGTGCAATGTCTTCAGGAATACGTCGTCACGCATTGATGGCCCACCGAAGCCAGACGAGCGCTGTATATGGTAAGGGGTTCCGCCTTGCTCCTGCTGCACGGCGGATGCCGGCCTTCGATGTCCTGCATTTGAACGAGGTGCGCCATGTCGTCCGGGAATAG
- a CDS encoding acyl-CoA dehydrogenase family protein gives MTDLPKVLDDPLVGELARLGVGYDDAPGYPVDSIAVLARSGLLRRFAPVASGGDKFGDPVERHYAMLDALRRVGRGDLSVGRLFEGHVNALALFDWYATADQNAWLRELLDQDAVFGVWATQPAPGVTLIEDDDGARLQGAKSFASGAGGIDFAIVTVRPADGTRRLAIVAANETERTDASGWRVRGMRASMSGTYDLTGYRIDDPALLGAPGDYDREPRFTAGAWRFTAVQLGGIEALLAETRAMLSDAARADALSRAALGHAIVATRTAWLWVREAALRAGREDADAAAFVRITRGVVERAALDVMEHAARLVGTRSAFTEQRVDKITRDLSLYLRQAGPDQVRDTAVRDWIEHDCWGEDPLW, from the coding sequence ATGACCGACCTACCAAAGGTTTTGGACGACCCGCTCGTCGGCGAGTTGGCACGGCTTGGGGTCGGCTATGACGACGCGCCTGGCTACCCGGTCGATAGTATTGCGGTCCTGGCGCGTTCGGGACTCCTTCGACGTTTCGCGCCGGTCGCGTCTGGCGGCGACAAGTTCGGCGATCCGGTAGAGCGTCATTATGCAATGCTTGATGCGCTACGCCGCGTCGGCCGCGGTGATCTCAGCGTTGGGAGGCTCTTCGAAGGGCACGTTAACGCGCTAGCTTTGTTCGACTGGTATGCGACGGCTGACCAGAATGCGTGGCTGCGCGAGCTACTCGATCAGGATGCGGTATTCGGCGTTTGGGCGACGCAACCGGCACCCGGCGTGACGTTGATTGAAGATGACGACGGTGCGCGGCTGCAAGGTGCCAAAAGCTTCGCAAGCGGTGCTGGCGGCATCGACTTCGCGATCGTTACCGTCCGTCCCGCAGATGGAACACGACGTCTCGCGATCGTCGCCGCAAATGAAACTGAACGAACGGATGCGAGCGGCTGGCGGGTTCGAGGGATGCGCGCGAGCATGAGCGGGACGTATGATCTGACCGGATATCGGATCGATGACCCCGCGCTGCTCGGCGCCCCGGGCGATTACGACCGCGAACCGCGGTTCACGGCCGGTGCTTGGCGGTTCACGGCGGTGCAGCTTGGCGGGATCGAGGCGCTCCTGGCAGAAACGCGAGCCATGCTGTCAGATGCCGCTCGCGCCGATGCACTGTCGCGCGCAGCGTTGGGTCACGCAATTGTGGCGACACGAACGGCTTGGCTATGGGTGCGCGAGGCCGCTCTGCGTGCCGGTCGCGAAGATGCCGACGCAGCGGCTTTTGTGCGGATAACCCGCGGCGTGGTGGAACGCGCGGCGCTCGACGTGATGGAGCATGCGGCCCGGCTGGTCGGCACCCGCAGCGCCTTCACTGAGCAACGTGTCGACAAGATCACTCGCGATCTCAGTCTGTACTTGCGTCAAGCCGGCCCCGATCAAGTTCGCGATACCGCAGTTCGCGACTGGATTGAGCATGATTGCTGGGGCGAGGATCCGCTGTGGTGA
- a CDS encoding glycosyltransferase gives MLARLASVPIVYVRLGGRRDDAPHVEAFNAAISIVAPFASPLDDPAMLGWVSDKTTYISGLSPRPPSVTVATDTVLVVLGGGGSSTDAAFWGRAARVVPDRKWVVIGPCEQATDLPINLLILGWVGDAAAWIARAGVVIGGAGNGVIGIVLAARRPFVCVPEDRPFGEQHSNARGLAAAGAAVVCEDAAAADWPMLIAAAERLNPAAAAALDTPDGAARAMAHLIALADRE, from the coding sequence ATGCTTGCACGGCTCGCTTCGGTGCCCATCGTCTATGTGCGGCTTGGAGGAAGGCGGGACGATGCTCCGCATGTCGAGGCCTTCAACGCTGCGATCTCCATCGTCGCACCGTTCGCATCGCCACTCGACGATCCGGCGATGCTGGGATGGGTCAGCGACAAGACCACCTACATATCGGGGCTGAGCCCACGTCCGCCATCGGTCACGGTGGCGACCGACACGGTGCTGGTCGTTCTGGGCGGCGGGGGCTCGTCCACTGACGCTGCTTTTTGGGGGCGCGCGGCGCGTGTCGTCCCCGATCGCAAATGGGTCGTCATCGGCCCGTGTGAGCAAGCGACTGATCTTCCGATCAACTTGTTGATCCTTGGGTGGGTCGGCGATGCGGCGGCATGGATCGCGCGCGCAGGCGTCGTGATCGGAGGTGCTGGAAATGGCGTGATCGGTATCGTGCTGGCAGCGCGTCGGCCGTTCGTGTGCGTTCCGGAAGACCGCCCGTTCGGCGAGCAGCACTCGAACGCGCGCGGCCTGGCTGCAGCCGGTGCAGCGGTGGTGTGCGAGGATGCTGCCGCTGCGGACTGGCCCATGTTGATTGCGGCCGCCGAACGCCTGAACCCTGCCGCGGCAGCAGCGCTGGATACGCCCGACGGGGCGGCGCGCGCGATGGCACATCTGATTGCGCTTGCGGACCGAGAGTGA
- a CDS encoding glycosyltransferase has protein sequence MNKAVCICVPARNEAARLPILLGALAAQTYTGTIHVALCINNSDDESASIAADLATHRGSRLNVRIDGCVLAPDEAHVGTARRRAMHVGSDIVGDRGVLISTDADCRPPDGWIAANLAAMDAGADVVGGRIVLDNLEPVSMAVMSVVTQFDRYWAMVREIEDAIDPVPHDPSPRHGDHTGASLAIGADMYHAIGGVPAIPCGEDRALVTAAVAAGARLVHPLPVWTRVSARTEGRAAGGMATSMAELADTINDGGAPRVAALEHWARRAAWRREERRQKGISAMLAHESRLPPMPKDMALWDVVR, from the coding sequence ATGAACAAGGCGGTGTGCATCTGCGTACCTGCACGCAACGAAGCGGCGCGTCTGCCGATCCTGCTCGGTGCGCTTGCAGCACAAACCTACACCGGAACCATCCATGTCGCACTGTGCATCAACAACAGCGATGACGAGAGCGCATCGATTGCGGCGGATCTGGCCACGCATCGCGGCTCAAGGCTCAACGTGCGGATCGACGGATGCGTGCTAGCGCCTGACGAGGCGCATGTGGGAACGGCAAGGCGGCGCGCCATGCACGTCGGTTCGGACATCGTCGGCGATCGCGGCGTGCTGATCTCGACCGATGCTGATTGCCGGCCGCCAGATGGTTGGATCGCGGCCAACCTGGCGGCAATGGACGCGGGTGCGGACGTGGTCGGCGGACGAATCGTGCTGGATAACCTTGAGCCAGTCTCGATGGCCGTGATGTCGGTCGTCACCCAGTTCGATCGTTATTGGGCAATGGTGCGCGAGATCGAGGATGCGATCGATCCGGTGCCGCACGATCCGTCGCCCCGCCATGGCGATCACACCGGTGCCAGCCTGGCGATCGGCGCCGATATGTATCATGCGATAGGTGGCGTGCCGGCAATCCCGTGCGGTGAGGATCGCGCGCTGGTGACCGCCGCGGTCGCGGCGGGTGCGCGGCTCGTGCACCCGCTGCCGGTTTGGACCCGTGTCTCCGCGCGGACCGAAGGGCGCGCTGCCGGTGGGATGGCCACGTCCATGGCCGAGCTTGCCGACACGATCAACGATGGTGGAGCGCCGCGGGTGGCGGCATTGGAACACTGGGCGCGCCGAGCGGCCTGGCGGCGCGAGGAACGTCGGCAAAAGGGCATATCGGCAATGCTGGCCCATGAAAGTCGTTTGCCACCGATGCCGAAGGACATGGCGCTTTGGGACGTTGTGCGATGA